Proteins co-encoded in one Methanobrevibacter gottschalkii DSM 11977 genomic window:
- a CDS encoding 4Fe-4S dicluster domain-containing protein yields MIIIDENLCKGCHLCLFMCHENVYAISSEVNKKGVQLPFVKFEERCIKCGTCEIACPDQAITVDLPENWWMKDGNNINFNPRFTKGKSGC; encoded by the coding sequence TTGATTATTATTGATGAAAACTTATGTAAAGGATGTCATCTCTGCTTATTCATGTGTCATGAAAATGTATATGCAATATCCTCTGAAGTTAATAAAAAAGGAGTACAATTGCCTTTCGTTAAATTTGAGGAAAGATGCATTAAATGCGGCACCTGTGAAATTGCATGTCCGGACCAAGCAATAACAGTAGATTTGCCTGAAAATTGGTGGATGAAAGATGGCAATAATATTAACTTTAATCCTAGATTCACAAAAGGAAAAAGTGGGTGTTAA
- a CDS encoding DNA-methyltransferase: MVKKTQTASFGSVLRQSHNSRKFYNSKLYENLKIPENIDFKEFKIKKEDLNKLYCKSSENMDEIPDNSIHLMITSPPYNVGKEYDDDLTLDEYLELLTSVFAQTYKKLVSGGRACINIANIGRKPYIPLHAMVIEIMLNLGFLMRGEIIWDKSASAGGSCAWGSWMSASNPVLRDFHEYILIFSKESYSKNKSQEKKDTISHDEFIQWTKSIWTFPAVNAKKIGHPAPFPTELPHRLINLYSYEGDVVLDPFCGSGTTCIAATKNKRNYIGYDIEEKYIQLSKSRLSNQKFI; this comes from the coding sequence ATGGTAAAAAAAACTCAAACTGCATCTTTCGGATCAGTTTTAAGACAATCCCATAATTCAAGAAAATTTTACAATTCAAAATTGTATGAAAATCTTAAAATTCCCGAAAATATTGATTTTAAGGAATTTAAAATTAAAAAAGAAGATTTAAATAAACTTTATTGTAAATCTAGTGAAAATATGGATGAAATTCCAGATAATAGCATTCACTTAATGATTACATCTCCTCCTTACAATGTTGGAAAAGAATATGATGATGATTTAACTTTAGATGAATATTTGGAACTATTGACTTCTGTTTTTGCTCAAACTTACAAAAAATTAGTGAGTGGGGGTAGGGCATGTATTAATATAGCAAACATTGGAAGAAAACCATACATTCCACTTCATGCAATGGTTATTGAAATAATGTTAAATCTGGGATTTCTGATGCGTGGAGAAATCATATGGGATAAATCTGCAAGTGCTGGTGGATCATGTGCATGGGGAAGTTGGATGTCTGCTTCAAATCCTGTTCTTAGAGATTTTCATGAGTATATTTTAATTTTTTCAAAGGAATCTTATTCTAAAAACAAATCTCAAGAAAAGAAAGACACCATTAGCCATGACGAATTCATTCAGTGGACAAAAAGTATTTGGACATTTCCAGCAGTAAATGCAAAAAAAATTGGACATCCTGCACCGTTTCCAACTGAATTGCCACATAGACTTATAAATCTTTATAGTTATGAAGGGGATGTTGTTCTAGATCCTTTCTGCGGTAGTGGAACGACTTGCATTGCCGCTACTAAAAATAAAAGAAATTATATTGGGTATGATATTGAAGAAAAGTATATTCAATTGTCCAAAAGCAGACTTTCTAATCAAAAATTTATTTAA
- a CDS encoding 2-oxoacid:acceptor oxidoreductase subunit alpha: MAEEFFIQGNEACAKGALAAGCRFFAGYPITPSTEIAETLSRDLPKVGGSFVQMEDEIASAGAIIGASWGGAKAMTATSGPGISLMQENIGYAFMTETPIVFVNVQRGSPSTAQPTMAAQADMMQARWGSHGDYEPIALSPSSVQEFFDFTIKAFNLAEEYRVPVFVMADEIIGHMREKITVPENIEIVARKRPEKTDDYLPFENIENGTTPMPAFGDGFNVHVTGLTHDERGYPDTNTPETHEKLIKRICNKVLMNRDKICSVRSENCEDADIVIVSYGAPVRSVVEAVNKTDKKVGYIKIDTPWPFPDEQIKELTATASDVLVVEMNLGQMYYEVDRVVKDKNVHLLGKIGGALPTPDEILDEINKIGGN; encoded by the coding sequence ATGGCTGAAGAATTTTTTATTCAAGGAAATGAAGCATGTGCTAAAGGAGCATTAGCTGCAGGTTGTAGATTCTTTGCAGGGTATCCAATTACTCCATCTACAGAAATTGCAGAAACTTTATCTCGTGATTTGCCTAAAGTGGGGGGGTCATTTGTTCAAATGGAAGATGAAATTGCCTCTGCAGGAGCGATTATCGGCGCTTCTTGGGGTGGAGCTAAAGCAATGACTGCTACTTCAGGTCCAGGTATTTCATTAATGCAAGAGAATATAGGCTATGCATTCATGACTGAAACACCTATTGTATTCGTTAATGTTCAAAGAGGTTCTCCATCCACTGCTCAACCAACCATGGCAGCACAGGCTGATATGATGCAGGCACGTTGGGGTTCACATGGGGATTATGAACCTATTGCATTATCTCCTTCAAGTGTTCAAGAATTCTTTGATTTTACAATCAAAGCTTTTAATTTAGCTGAAGAATACAGAGTTCCTGTATTTGTCATGGCAGATGAAATCATTGGACACATGAGAGAAAAAATTACTGTTCCGGAGAATATTGAAATCGTGGCTAGAAAAAGACCAGAAAAAACTGATGATTATTTGCCATTCGAAAATATTGAAAATGGAACCACACCTATGCCTGCATTTGGGGACGGATTCAATGTGCATGTGACTGGACTTACTCATGATGAACGAGGATATCCTGATACAAACACTCCTGAAACTCATGAAAAACTCATTAAGAGGATTTGTAATAAAGTTTTAATGAATAGGGATAAAATTTGTTCTGTAAGAAGTGAAAACTGTGAAGATGCAGATATTGTCATTGTTTCATATGGTGCTCCTGTTAGATCTGTTGTAGAGGCAGTTAATAAAACAGATAAAAAAGTAGGTTATATTAAAATAGATACTCCATGGCCTTTCCCTGATGAACAAATTAAAGAATTAACTGCAACTGCAAGTGATGTTCTAGTTGTGGAAATGAATTTAGGTCAAATGTATTATGAAGTGGATCGTGTTGTTAAAGATAAAAATGTTCATTTGCTTGGTAAAATAGGGGGAGCATTACCAACTCCTGATGAAATATTAGACGAAATTAATAAAATAGGAGGAAACTAA
- the thiM gene encoding hydroxyethylthiazole kinase, with protein MTNNKIEILDKIEENLIKIREKNALTHCITNSVTINDCANAVLAIGGSPFMAEDAEELEEVVAIADVLVINIGKLSKNQIKAMEISCKKADETNTPIILDPVGVGVTELRNKITMNLIDNHNITAIRGNISEVKSIAKLSGVLDESNTAKGVDVNVDDIITKQNLKTNGELISTLASKLNTVILASGPIDILTDGKTTIAIDNGDDMMPLITGSGCMLSSVVGSCIGGSNPLEGSLIAILAMNIAGEKARAKVDEKDEGTGSFRTYLIDYLYKTNSESLINESNIMIL; from the coding sequence ATGACAAATAATAAAATTGAAATCTTAGATAAAATTGAAGAAAATTTAATTAAAATTAGAGAAAAAAACGCATTGACCCATTGCATTACAAATTCAGTGACAATAAATGACTGTGCGAATGCTGTTCTTGCAATAGGTGGATCACCATTCATGGCTGAAGATGCAGAAGAACTTGAAGAAGTTGTAGCAATAGCTGATGTATTAGTAATAAATATCGGGAAATTAAGTAAAAACCAAATTAAAGCTATGGAAATTAGTTGTAAAAAAGCTGATGAAACAAACACTCCAATTATATTAGATCCGGTAGGCGTAGGAGTAACCGAACTTAGAAACAAAATAACCATGAATTTAATTGATAACCACAACATTACTGCAATCAGAGGAAACATAAGTGAGGTCAAATCCATTGCAAAATTATCTGGAGTTCTGGATGAGAGCAACACTGCAAAAGGTGTTGATGTTAATGTAGATGACATTATAACTAAACAAAACTTAAAAACAAATGGAGAATTAATATCAACTTTAGCTTCAAAATTAAATACAGTAATATTAGCCAGTGGCCCTATCGATATTTTAACTGATGGAAAAACAACAATAGCCATTGACAATGGAGATGATATGATGCCGTTGATAACTGGTAGCGGTTGCATGTTATCATCAGTTGTAGGAAGTTGTATTGGTGGTTCAAATCCATTAGAAGGAAGTCTTATTGCAATTTTAGCAATGAACATTGCTGGTGAAAAAGCAAGAGCAAAAGTGGATGAAAAAGATGAAGGTACCGGTTCATTTAGAACTTACTTAATTGACTATTTATACAAAACCAATAGTGAAAGCCTAATTAACGAATCAAACATTATGATATTATGA
- the tpiA gene encoding triose-phosphate isomerase: MDTPIVILNYKTYLESSGIKALELANDLESAASESGITMVAVPQAADIYRVSQETSLPIFAQHVDSISPGGHTGSNLINTLIDAGISGTLINHSENRMKLADIAEVIKSCRDYEIESCVCTNNIETSKAVAALNPVAVAVEPPELIGTGIPVSQAQPEIVEDTVKEVKSINKKIKVLCGAGITTGDDMKSAMDLGADGVLLASGIIKAESPKDALLDLVSKL; the protein is encoded by the coding sequence ATGGATACACCAATTGTAATATTAAATTATAAAACTTATTTGGAATCAAGTGGTATAAAAGCTTTAGAACTTGCAAACGATTTGGAAAGTGCTGCTAGTGAGTCTGGAATTACTATGGTAGCAGTTCCTCAAGCTGCTGATATTTATAGAGTAAGTCAAGAAACTTCACTCCCTATTTTTGCTCAACACGTTGATTCAATTTCTCCTGGCGGACACACCGGTTCTAATTTGATTAACACATTAATTGATGCAGGAATTAGTGGAACTTTAATTAATCATTCTGAAAATAGGATGAAATTGGCTGACATTGCAGAAGTTATAAAATCATGTAGGGATTATGAAATAGAATCCTGTGTATGCACTAATAACATTGAAACTTCAAAAGCTGTTGCAGCTCTCAATCCAGTTGCTGTTGCTGTTGAACCTCCGGAACTTATTGGAACTGGAATTCCAGTATCTCAGGCCCAACCTGAAATTGTTGAAGACACTGTAAAAGAGGTTAAATCAATTAATAAAAAAATTAAAGTTTTATGTGGTGCAGGAATCACAACTGGCGATGATATGAAATCGGCCATGGATTTAGGTGCGGATGGTGTTTTACTTGCATCAGGCATCATTAAAGCAGAAAGTCCAAAAGATGCTTTGCTTGATTTGGTAAGTAAATTATAG
- a CDS encoding 2-oxoacid:ferredoxin oxidoreductase subunit beta encodes MNEGKQNRFLPYLRDDRLPHIFCPGCGNGAIINAFLAAMEKAEMDFDNIAMVSGIGCSSRIPGYLKCDSLHTTHGRALSFATGLKTANKNLDVVVFTGDGDAASIGGNHLIHAARRNINLTVICINNNIYGMTGGQISPTSPKGSFGTTAPYGNLDSPFKLAELVAAAGATYSARWTTVQIENLVTSIKDGLKNPGFSFIEVATQCPTYFGRKNKLKTPTAMAAVMKANTVFKSAADRMRPKELEGKIVVGEFANSQRSEFTENIEKLSVEKSGNKTSINSAYETEL; translated from the coding sequence ATGAATGAAGGAAAACAAAATAGATTTCTCCCTTACTTAAGAGATGACAGATTACCTCATATTTTCTGTCCAGGTTGTGGGAATGGAGCAATTATTAATGCATTCTTAGCAGCTATGGAAAAAGCAGAAATGGATTTTGATAATATAGCTATGGTTTCTGGAATTGGATGTTCTTCAAGAATTCCGGGATACTTAAAATGTGATTCTCTACACACTACTCATGGAAGAGCATTAAGTTTTGCAACCGGTCTGAAAACAGCTAATAAAAATTTGGATGTTGTTGTATTTACTGGTGATGGTGATGCTGCTTCTATTGGTGGTAATCATTTAATTCATGCAGCAAGAAGAAATATTAATTTAACTGTAATTTGCATCAATAATAATATTTATGGTATGACTGGTGGTCAGATAAGCCCTACATCTCCTAAAGGTAGTTTTGGAACTACTGCACCATATGGGAATCTAGATTCTCCATTTAAATTAGCAGAACTCGTTGCAGCTGCAGGCGCAACATATTCTGCAAGATGGACTACTGTTCAAATTGAGAATTTAGTAACTTCCATTAAAGATGGATTAAAAAATCCCGGATTTTCATTTATTGAAGTTGCAACTCAATGTCCAACCTATTTCGGTCGTAAAAATAAACTTAAAACTCCTACTGCCATGGCAGCTGTCATGAAAGCTAATACTGTATTCAAATCTGCTGCAGACAGGATGAGACCAAAAGAATTAGAAGGAAAGATTGTCGTCGGGGAATTCGCTAATTCTCAAAGAAGTGAATTCACTGAAAATATTGAAAAGTTAAGTGTAGAAAAATCAGGTAATAAAACTAGTATCAATTCTGCATATGAAACAGAGTTATAG
- a CDS encoding 2-oxoacid:ferredoxin oxidoreductase subunit gamma, with protein MRTEIRICGFGGQGIILAGIILGKSACLFDGKEAVQTQSYGPEARGGASKCEVVISDTEVDYPKVQSPDILVAMSNEALIKYIVDLKDNGTLIVDPGTTDIEDVRDYIEEHNIKVYEAPATKTATDDIGLKIVANIVMVGSITKITGVISKEAAIKAIEVSVPKGTEKKNISAFEAGYALVE; from the coding sequence ATGAGAACTGAAATTAGAATTTGTGGTTTTGGAGGTCAAGGAATTATTCTTGCAGGTATTATTTTAGGTAAATCTGCATGTCTTTTTGATGGTAAAGAAGCTGTTCAAACTCAATCTTATGGTCCGGAAGCTCGTGGAGGAGCTTCTAAATGTGAAGTTGTAATTAGTGATACTGAAGTTGACTATCCTAAAGTTCAAAGTCCAGATATTTTAGTTGCAATGTCTAACGAAGCTTTAATTAAATATATTGTGGATTTAAAAGATAATGGAACTTTAATTGTTGATCCTGGAACAACTGATATTGAAGATGTTAGGGACTATATTGAAGAACATAATATTAAAGTTTATGAAGCTCCTGCTACTAAAACAGCTACTGATGACATAGGACTTAAAATAGTGGCAAATATTGTTATGGTTGGATCTATTACAAAAATTACTGGAGTCATATCCAAAGAAGCAGCTATTAAAGCAATTGAAGTTAGTGTTCCTAAAGGAACTGAAAAGAAAAATATCAGTGCTTTTGAAGCGGGATATGCTTTAGTGGAATAG
- a CDS encoding DNA-directed RNA polymerase subunit H, whose amino-acid sequence MKSEFDIQKHMLVPKHEIMTDEEISNEFSNLDYSFKNLPKIKVDDPVAESIGAKPGDVLRITRESQTAGVFVTYRIVEE is encoded by the coding sequence TTGAAAAGTGAATTTGATATTCAAAAGCATATGCTGGTACCAAAGCATGAAATCATGACTGATGAAGAAATTTCAAACGAATTTAGTAATTTGGATTATAGTTTTAAGAATCTTCCTAAAATTAAAGTTGATGATCCTGTTGCAGAATCTATTGGTGCAAAACCAGGTGATGTTTTAAGAATAACTCGTGAAAGTCAAACTGCTGGTGTTTTTGTTACTTATAGAATCGTTGAAGAATAA
- the sucC gene encoding ADP-forming succinate--CoA ligase subunit beta, giving the protein MKFFENVAKQIFNKEGIPILEGHVAYSPEEAMSISSEMGVPVVIKAQVLTGGRGKVGGVKFANNPGEALKVADEILGMQIKGETVKHLLIEEKAEILNEFFVTVSIDRGARRPVIIASKEGGVEIENLAKTNPEKLIKYYPNPLIEFLPYEAREIARKMGVSSDLISPLGSIIWKLYNVFTKYDCDTAEINPLITTPNGLIAADAKMVVENDSLFRHQNLVKRLHYKRKAVDFVKLNGNIAVIGNGAGLTLTAMDMIKLNGGEPATFLDIGGGASEQVINQALNIVLNYEPVKVIFLNVLGGITKADDVARGVIKALKQSERHVPIVIRLTGTNEEEGQKLLEEAGIPYETSMEKAAKKAVDLCNELKQEMK; this is encoded by the coding sequence ATGAAATTTTTTGAAAATGTGGCAAAACAAATTTTTAATAAGGAAGGCATTCCAATTTTGGAAGGGCATGTTGCTTATTCTCCAGAGGAAGCCATGTCCATATCATCGGAGATGGGTGTTCCAGTTGTTATTAAAGCACAAGTTTTAACTGGTGGAAGAGGTAAAGTTGGTGGAGTTAAATTTGCCAATAATCCTGGTGAAGCATTAAAAGTAGCTGATGAGATTTTAGGAATGCAAATTAAAGGTGAAACAGTAAAACATTTATTAATTGAGGAAAAAGCTGAAATTCTTAATGAGTTTTTTGTTACTGTGTCTATAGATAGAGGTGCTAGAAGACCAGTTATTATAGCAAGTAAAGAAGGGGGTGTTGAAATTGAAAATTTAGCTAAAACAAACCCTGAAAAACTTATTAAATATTATCCAAATCCTTTAATCGAATTTTTACCTTATGAAGCACGTGAAATCGCACGTAAAATGGGTGTTTCTTCTGATTTGATTTCTCCATTAGGTTCTATAATCTGGAAGTTGTACAATGTATTTACAAAATATGATTGTGATACTGCTGAAATTAACCCATTAATCACAACTCCTAACGGATTAATAGCTGCGGATGCTAAAATGGTTGTTGAAAATGATTCATTATTCAGACATCAAAATTTAGTTAAAAGATTACATTATAAAAGGAAAGCTGTTGATTTTGTTAAGTTAAATGGTAATATTGCAGTTATTGGTAATGGTGCAGGTTTAACTTTAACTGCTATGGACATGATAAAACTTAATGGTGGTGAACCAGCAACTTTCTTAGATATTGGTGGTGGAGCTTCAGAACAAGTCATTAACCAAGCTTTAAACATTGTATTGAACTATGAACCAGTTAAGGTAATATTTTTAAATGTTTTAGGAGGTATTACTAAAGCAGATGATGTTGCTCGTGGTGTGATTAAAGCTTTAAAACAATCTGAACGTCATGTTCCTATTGTAATCAGATTAACCGGCACAAACGAAGAAGAAGGTCAAAAACTTTTAGAGGAAGCTGGGATTCCCTATGAAACTTCAATGGAAAAAGCAGCTAAAAAAGCAGTTGATCTTTGTAATGAGTTAAAACAGGAAATGAAATAG
- the thiE gene encoding thiamine phosphate synthase produces MKNIDLSLYLVTDKSEDIEKFLKTIEESIKGGVSIVQIREKTAETLDFYNLALKVKKITTKYNVPLIINDRIDVALAIDADGVHVGQSDMPCDVTRKLIGKDKILGVSASTISEAKKAQEDGADYIGTGAVFPTATKDDAPSITKQDLKKIVDAIDIPVVAIGGINHENASELIETGISGLSVVSAIMNAENPKKASEELLNVFNA; encoded by the coding sequence ATGAAAAATATAGATTTATCCCTTTACCTTGTAACTGACAAAAGTGAAGATATCGAAAAATTCTTAAAAACAATTGAAGAATCCATAAAAGGCGGAGTCAGTATAGTTCAAATCAGAGAAAAAACTGCTGAAACTTTAGACTTTTATAATTTGGCTTTGAAAGTTAAAAAAATTACAACAAAATACAATGTGCCATTAATAATTAATGATAGAATTGATGTAGCGTTGGCTATTGATGCTGACGGAGTTCATGTCGGTCAAAGTGACATGCCTTGTGATGTTACAAGAAAATTAATTGGAAAAGATAAAATATTAGGTGTTTCAGCATCTACAATATCCGAAGCGAAAAAAGCACAGGAAGATGGTGCGGACTACATAGGAACTGGTGCTGTATTTCCAACTGCAACCAAAGATGATGCACCTTCAATTACAAAGCAAGATCTAAAAAAAATTGTTGATGCAATTGATATTCCAGTAGTTGCAATTGGTGGAATTAATCATGAAAATGCATCTGAATTAATCGAAACCGGAATTTCCGGATTATCCGTAGTGAGTGCAATAATGAATGCTGAAAATCCTAAAAAGGCATCCGAAGAGTTATTAAATGTTTTCAATGCCTAA
- the twy1 gene encoding 4-demethylwyosine synthase TYW1, with translation MSFNENQIQKLEKSGYRFVGKHRHAAVKTCHWTRQSIVEKGVCYKEKFYGIQSHRCLQMSPAVPNCQQECEFCWRDLTHTQTEWEDNEYDDPKTIVDEAIEAQNNLLCGYYGNDKANKKKLEELKKPTNAAISLAGEPTLYPKIDELIGEFNHRDFTTFVVSNGQCVDRLRNLENDPYQLYLSLDAPNEKIFNEICRPRINDAWNNLNESLETLSSFNSRTCIRNTCVKGRNMEQPEKYAELIKKADPDYVEVKAYMCVGSSRDRLTLDNMPTFDEVKSFAKRIGDECGKELVNESEISRVVLLE, from the coding sequence ATGTCATTTAATGAAAACCAAATTCAAAAATTAGAAAAAAGCGGATATAGATTTGTAGGTAAACATAGACATGCTGCCGTTAAAACTTGCCATTGGACCCGTCAGAGTATTGTTGAGAAAGGAGTTTGCTATAAAGAAAAATTTTATGGAATACAATCACACAGATGTCTTCAAATGTCTCCTGCAGTTCCAAATTGCCAACAAGAATGTGAATTTTGTTGGAGAGATTTGACTCATACTCAAACCGAATGGGAAGACAATGAGTACGATGATCCCAAAACAATCGTTGATGAAGCTATTGAAGCACAGAATAATTTATTATGTGGTTATTACGGAAATGACAAAGCAAATAAAAAGAAATTAGAAGAACTTAAAAAGCCAACCAATGCTGCAATCTCCCTTGCAGGAGAACCAACTCTTTATCCGAAAATTGATGAATTGATAGGTGAATTTAATCATAGAGATTTTACAACATTTGTAGTTAGTAATGGTCAATGTGTTGACAGATTAAGAAATCTGGAAAATGATCCATATCAATTATACCTTTCCTTAGATGCACCTAACGAGAAAATATTTAATGAAATATGTAGGCCAAGAATAAATGATGCTTGGAATAATTTAAATGAATCACTTGAAACATTATCCAGTTTTAACTCCCGTACATGTATAAGGAATACATGCGTTAAAGGAAGAAACATGGAACAACCAGAAAAATATGCCGAACTAATAAAAAAAGCAGATCCTGATTATGTAGAAGTAAAAGCATATATGTGTGTTGGTTCATCACGTGACCGATTAACCCTTGATAATATGCCAACATTTGATGAAGTTAAATCATTTGCAAAAAGAATAGGTGATGAATGCGGTAAAGAATTAGTAAATGAATCTGAAATTAGCCGTGTTGTTTTACTAGAATAA
- a CDS encoding phosphoglycerate kinase translates to MAKFNTIDDFDVENKTVLVRVDINSPVDPGSGIILDDTRLKLHSKTIKELSKKGAKVVLLAHQSRPGKKDFTTLSQHADALSDILNLRVKYVDSLFSNVAKEAIRDLKPHEILLLENARFFSEESLSRTPVEQSKTLLVRHLSPLIDYFVNDAFAAAHRSQASLVGFTVNTPSAAGRVMEKELTVIQDALDNVQHPCVFLLGGMKPDDSIDVMENVLNNGTADAILTTGIVGNIVLWASGVDIGQVNKDFITNRGYEDMVEKSRVLIEKFGDKVKYPIDVACEIDGERVDIDIGEIPDESIFDIGVKTIAFYAKEIRDAKTIFANGPAGVFEDPKFAMGTEDLINAIANSDGFSIIGGGHIAAATAGLGCEDQMSHVSSGGGACISMLAGKKLAVVEALKNNKK, encoded by the coding sequence ATGGCGAAATTTAATACAATTGATGATTTTGATGTTGAAAATAAAACTGTTCTTGTAAGAGTTGATATTAACTCACCTGTGGATCCGGGTTCTGGAATTATTTTGGATGATACTAGATTGAAATTACATTCTAAAACTATTAAAGAGTTGTCTAAAAAAGGTGCTAAAGTAGTACTTCTTGCACACCAAAGCCGTCCGGGCAAAAAAGATTTCACAACTTTATCTCAGCATGCCGATGCTTTATCAGATATTTTAAATTTAAGAGTAAAATATGTTGATTCATTATTTTCAAATGTTGCAAAGGAAGCTATTCGTGATTTAAAACCTCATGAAATTCTTTTACTTGAAAATGCACGTTTCTTTTCTGAAGAATCCCTTTCAAGAACTCCAGTGGAACAGTCAAAAACATTGCTTGTGAGACATTTATCTCCATTGATTGATTATTTTGTAAATGATGCATTTGCAGCGGCTCATAGATCACAAGCTTCTTTAGTTGGATTTACTGTTAATACTCCTTCAGCTGCAGGTCGTGTAATGGAAAAAGAATTGACTGTGATTCAAGATGCACTGGATAATGTGCAGCATCCCTGTGTTTTTCTGCTGGGTGGAATGAAACCTGACGATTCAATTGATGTTATGGAAAATGTATTGAATAATGGGACAGCAGATGCTATTCTAACAACTGGTATTGTTGGAAATATTGTATTATGGGCGTCTGGAGTAGATATTGGTCAGGTGAATAAAGATTTCATTACTAATAGGGGATATGAAGACATGGTTGAAAAATCCAGGGTTCTAATTGAAAAATTTGGAGATAAAGTAAAATATCCTATTGATGTTGCTTGTGAAATTGATGGGGAAAGAGTTGACATTGATATTGGAGAAATTCCGGATGAATCTATTTTTGACATTGGTGTAAAAACAATTGCATTTTATGCAAAAGAAATTAGGGATGCTAAAACAATATTCGCTAATGGTCCTGCAGGTGTATTTGAAGATCCTAAATTTGCAATGGGAACTGAAGATTTAATTAATGCAATTGCAAACTCTGATGGTTTTTCAATTATTGGTGGAGGACATATTGCTGCAGCTACTGCTGGACTTGGTTGTGAAGATCAAATGAGCCATGTAAGCAGTGGTGGTGGAGCTTGCATTAGTATGCTAGCTGGTAAAAAACTAGCGGTTGTGGAAGCTTTGAAAAACAACAAAAAATAA
- the ygiD gene encoding 4,5-DOPA-extradiol-dioxygenase produces MNKQRRMPVIFVGHGAPTNAIGDNIYIPEWKKVGEYLGKPNVIIAVSAHWYSEKLYVRTAKKNKQIHDMYGFPDELYQVKYEPKGSPRHAEKVLELLDIAEENNDWGIDHGVWSVLSNMYPEADVPVVMVSVNGNLTPVEQFEIGRKLEPLRHEGALVLGSGNIVHNLGMVDWRMNGGYKWAYAFDNDVKKAVLNGDFERIVNFRNIKFNEIAIPAPDHFYPFLNVLGAASKEDNVKIFNDVCELGSISMTSYIFEDI; encoded by the coding sequence ATGAATAAACAAAGGAGAATGCCTGTTATTTTTGTAGGTCATGGGGCACCGACTAATGCAATTGGTGACAATATCTACATTCCTGAATGGAAAAAAGTAGGGGAATACTTGGGTAAACCTAATGTAATAATAGCGGTTTCTGCTCATTGGTATAGTGAAAAATTATATGTTAGAACTGCTAAGAAAAATAAGCAAATTCATGACATGTATGGATTTCCAGATGAGTTGTATCAGGTAAAATATGAACCTAAGGGGTCTCCGAGACATGCTGAAAAAGTATTGGAATTATTGGATATTGCAGAGGAAAATAATGATTGGGGAATTGACCATGGGGTCTGGTCAGTTTTATCAAATATGTATCCAGAAGCTGATGTTCCGGTAGTTATGGTGAGTGTTAATGGAAATTTAACTCCTGTTGAACAATTTGAAATTGGTAGAAAATTAGAACCATTAAGGCATGAAGGAGCATTAGTTTTAGGAAGTGGAAATATTGTTCATAATTTGGGAATGGTTGACTGGAGAATGAATGGCGGATATAAATGGGCTTATGCATTTGATAATGATGTTAAAAAGGCTGTTTTAAATGGCGATTTTGAAAGAATTGTTAATTTTAGAAATATAAAATTCAATGAAATTGCAATACCGGCTCCTGATCATTTTTATCCTTTTTTAAATGTCTTGGGAGCTGCATCAAAAGAGGATAATGTAAAAATATTCAATGATGTCTGTGAACTGGGTTCAATATCTATGACATCTTACATATTCGAAGATATTTAA